A genome region from Deltaproteobacteria bacterium HGW-Deltaproteobacteria-2 includes the following:
- a CDS encoding secondary thiamine-phosphate synthase enzyme — protein MVFTETISINTKGFCDIINITPQVFSILKQSPVADGLVTIFCPGSTGAITTIEYESGALQDLKEALERIAPSDIPYAHDRRWEDGNGFSHVRAALMKPSLSVPVVSGKLALGTWQQVVFIDFDNRSRHREIIVQVIGEE, from the coding sequence ATGGTTTTTACAGAAACGATTTCGATTAATACAAAAGGCTTCTGCGACATTATTAATATAACTCCCCAGGTGTTTTCTATTTTAAAACAATCACCAGTTGCCGATGGACTGGTTACCATTTTCTGTCCCGGTTCTACGGGCGCGATAACGACCATTGAATATGAGTCCGGTGCGTTGCAGGATTTAAAAGAAGCACTGGAGAGAATTGCGCCATCAGACATCCCTTATGCGCATGATAGACGATGGGAAGATGGCAATGGGTTCTCTCACGTCCGTGCGGCATTGATGAAGCCTTCGCTTTCCGTTCCCGTAGTCAGCGGCAAGCTGGCTTTGGGAACATGGCAGCAGGTTGTGTTCATCGACTTTGATAATCGTTCACGGCACAGAGAAATTATTGTGCAAGTTATTGGGGAAGAATAG
- a CDS encoding TIGR03768 family metallophosphoesterase, with protein sequence MKLSYEFKKFCLVFLTGLLIFSLSGCSSSDNNQVQGYPIDSDVQTTDQRMLSFSMDFASNTTRLSQVSQYDGWGYGIWTFGAPLPAETRTTSATFGIMPDGYVVPTLPPKAKLLNFFTITDIHITDKEAPNQMIYLQQLDPTWSGNNTSIYSPIMMYTTHVLDAAIQTANALHNKDNKANPFDFGISLGDTCNNTSYNELRWYIDVIDGKVITPSSGDHLGANTIDYQKPYKAAGLDKSIPWYQALGNHDHFYIGSFPVDANATLGIRNSYISRYVWAVADFLNPTLEGTFPVMFNMDNMKTGTLYYQGVIDGSTPLGNIIHAGEVGAPGFTEPPTVIADANRRSLLRTEWISEFFNTSSNPVGHGFNLVNPTQQSGFACYSFLPKSNIPIKVIVLDDTQSEADGSKDIHGHGFLDANRWAWLRAELAAGQAANQLMIIAAHIPIAVVKIGDETEWWLGDRTARPTDSWWTDTIATTDNAVTLAELVSTLQNTPNLLMWIAGHRHLNTVKAFISPDPTHPEYGFWQVETSSLHDFPQQFRTFEIYLNSDYTISIKTINVDPAVKAGSPAATSRKYAIAAQQIVQNNLRLNNPNPATLTAGPPPLTNLPSMDPTRPQAGAQFPAGNPNTDPTIIYGVAPGVPYNASYNAMLYKQLSPAMKAYMQALFP encoded by the coding sequence ATGAAACTATCGTATGAGTTCAAAAAGTTCTGTTTAGTCTTTTTAACGGGCTTGCTGATATTTTCTTTGTCGGGATGCTCAAGCAGTGATAACAATCAAGTTCAGGGATACCCGATTGATTCCGATGTTCAAACAACGGACCAGCGGATGCTTTCATTTTCTATGGACTTCGCATCTAATACGACAAGACTTTCCCAGGTTTCACAATATGATGGATGGGGCTATGGCATCTGGACATTCGGAGCTCCACTGCCAGCAGAGACGCGGACCACTTCAGCAACATTCGGTATCATGCCGGATGGTTATGTCGTTCCAACGCTTCCTCCAAAAGCAAAACTTTTAAATTTCTTTACCATCACCGATATCCATATAACCGACAAAGAAGCGCCAAACCAGATGATTTACCTCCAGCAACTTGATCCAACATGGTCAGGGAATAACACTTCCATCTACTCACCGATCATGATGTACACCACCCATGTCCTCGACGCCGCCATTCAGACGGCAAACGCCCTGCACAACAAAGATAACAAAGCAAATCCTTTTGATTTCGGCATCTCTCTGGGCGACACCTGCAACAATACTTCGTACAACGAGCTGAGGTGGTATATCGACGTCATTGACGGCAAGGTCATTACCCCTAGTTCCGGCGATCATCTCGGAGCAAACACCATCGACTACCAGAAGCCCTACAAGGCCGCGGGACTGGATAAATCGATCCCCTGGTATCAGGCTCTCGGCAATCACGATCACTTCTACATCGGTTCTTTCCCTGTCGATGCCAACGCGACTCTTGGTATCCGGAATTCATACATCAGCCGTTATGTCTGGGCTGTAGCTGATTTTCTTAACCCCACTCTCGAAGGCACCTTTCCAGTCATGTTCAATATGGACAACATGAAGACGGGAACATTGTATTATCAAGGCGTAATCGATGGTTCAACTCCTTTAGGTAACATTATCCATGCCGGTGAGGTCGGAGCCCCCGGGTTCACCGAACCCCCTACGGTTATCGCCGATGCGAATCGCCGCTCGCTTTTGAGAACGGAGTGGATTAGCGAATTTTTTAATACATCTTCAAATCCCGTCGGTCACGGTTTTAATCTGGTCAATCCCACCCAGCAGAGTGGTTTTGCCTGTTATAGTTTCCTGCCGAAGTCGAATATACCGATCAAAGTTATCGTGCTCGACGATACTCAGTCGGAAGCCGACGGTTCTAAAGATATTCACGGCCATGGGTTTCTTGACGCGAACCGCTGGGCCTGGCTTCGGGCAGAACTGGCGGCTGGTCAGGCTGCCAATCAACTCATGATCATCGCGGCGCATATCCCGATCGCCGTCGTAAAGATTGGCGACGAGACCGAATGGTGGCTTGGTGACAGGACTGCCAGACCCACGGACAGTTGGTGGACTGATACTATAGCTACTACTGATAATGCCGTAACTTTGGCAGAACTGGTTAGTACTCTCCAAAACACGCCGAATCTTCTCATGTGGATCGCCGGACATCGTCATCTCAATACCGTTAAAGCATTTATTTCTCCCGATCCAACACATCCTGAATACGGCTTCTGGCAGGTGGAAACTTCATCGCTGCATGATTTCCCGCAGCAGTTTCGCACGTTTGAAATCTACCTAAACAGTGACTATACCATATCAATCAAAACGATCAATGTTGACCCGGCGGTTAAAGCAGGGTCGCCTGCTGCGACATCGCGCAAGTATGCAATTGCGGCCCAGCAGATCGTTCAAAATAATTTAAGATTAAATAATCCGAATCCGGCAACACTTACTGCTGGCCCCCCTCCTCTTACAAACCTTCCCAGCATGGACCCGACCAGGCCGCAGGCAGGCGCCCAATTCCCCGCCGGCAATCCTAACACAGACCCGACGATCATCTATGGAGTTGCACCGGGAGTCCCTTACAATGCGTCATATAATGCAATGCTCTACAAACAATTAAGTCCGGCCATGAAGGCGTATATGCAGGCACTGTTTCCATAA
- a CDS encoding protease HtpX, giving the protein MNTLKVVMLISMLSGLLVIVGYLLGRRKGVVIALIISAVMNFGSYWFSDSIVLKMYDAQPVTQAEAPDLYVAVESLTKKAEIPMPKLYVIPTNTPNAFATGRNEDHAAVAVTSGLLSLMNNDELEGVIAHELSHIKHKDILISTMAATIASAVVLLSRWSVFFGGDDSSVISAIAIAIIAPVAATLVQTAISRSREYEADAGSARVTGNPEALAGALMKLSNMSRVVPMGANPATAHMFIVNPLSGSTIMSLFSTHPPVEKRIERLLEMKDGST; this is encoded by the coding sequence GTGAACACGTTAAAAGTTGTCATGTTGATTAGTATGCTTTCCGGTCTTCTGGTGATTGTCGGATATTTGCTCGGCAGGAGAAAAGGTGTTGTCATCGCTCTGATAATTTCCGCCGTAATGAATTTTGGCAGCTACTGGTTTTCTGATTCCATCGTTTTGAAAATGTATGACGCTCAGCCGGTGACGCAGGCTGAAGCCCCTGATCTTTATGTTGCGGTGGAATCATTGACCAAAAAAGCAGAAATACCAATGCCGAAGTTGTATGTTATTCCAACCAACACACCCAATGCGTTTGCTACAGGCAGAAATGAAGATCATGCGGCGGTCGCAGTAACTTCCGGTCTTTTGAGTTTGATGAACAATGATGAACTCGAAGGCGTCATAGCACATGAGCTGTCTCACATCAAACATAAGGATATTTTAATCAGCACGATGGCGGCAACTATTGCCAGCGCCGTTGTTTTGTTATCACGCTGGAGTGTCTTCTTCGGAGGTGACGACAGCAGTGTTATCAGCGCCATTGCCATAGCCATTATCGCGCCTGTCGCGGCAACACTGGTGCAGACGGCCATCTCCCGATCCCGGGAATACGAAGCCGATGCCGGCAGCGCCAGAGTAACCGGCAATCCCGAAGCATTGGCCGGCGCTTTGATGAAATTGTCCAACATGTCCAGGGTTGTGCCGATGGGCGCCAATCCTGCAACAGCGCATATGTTTATAGTTAATCCGCTCTCCGGCTCAACTATCATGAGTTTATTCAGCACTCATCCGCCTGTTGAAAAGAGAATTGAACGATTGCTGGAGATGAAGGACGGTTCGACGTAA
- the lepB gene encoding signal peptidase I, translating into MTDSAIKKFFFPQITKRYLLRVAVVAITAFIIFKYVFIPFRIQGESMAPNYVTGSFNFCFALRYLFSKPAPPDVVTVRMAGQKIMLLKRVVATEGQSVEFREGNLFVDGKKVNEPYVAGKSDWNIPPTIVKPGHVYVVGDNRSMPARGHTFGQTPVTRIAGEPLW; encoded by the coding sequence ATGACGGATAGCGCCATAAAAAAATTCTTTTTCCCGCAAATAACAAAACGCTATTTACTGCGCGTCGCCGTGGTTGCCATCACCGCCTTCATTATTTTTAAATACGTATTCATACCGTTTCGCATTCAGGGCGAGAGCATGGCGCCCAACTATGTCACCGGTTCGTTTAATTTCTGCTTTGCCCTGCGTTATCTGTTTTCCAAGCCCGCGCCGCCGGATGTTGTGACTGTGCGGATGGCAGGACAAAAGATTATGCTGCTGAAGCGCGTCGTGGCTACCGAAGGCCAGAGTGTTGAATTCAGAGAAGGCAATCTTTTTGTGGACGGCAAAAAAGTTAACGAGCCCTACGTCGCGGGCAAAAGCGACTGGAATATTCCACCCACTATCGTCAAGCCCGGGCATGTTTATGTAGTGGGAGACAATCGCAGTATGCCTGCAAGAGGGCATACTTTTGGTCAGACACCTGTAACCCGTATTGCAGGAGAGCCGTTATGGTAA
- a CDS encoding short chain dehydrogenase: MRELQNKKVFITGAASGIGRATAIAMGKLGCRLFLTDINGDDLKKTVEVISNVGGTVCLARPFDVGNYQAMADFAKDVHAGFGSLDILINVAGIALFSQIEDMSHNDWEKVIKVNLWGAIHGLECFVPDMIRSGNGGHIVTISSTAGIIGLPWHVVYAGTKHALVGMSEVLRYDLKKHKIDVSVVCPGAVNTGLVKTVEIHADKEATDKARTHFLKRAISPEKVADLIIGAIRSRKFFVITSFDIKLLYFFKKYCFPIYHLIMLTINRFMDKSLKKAIEKK; this comes from the coding sequence ATGCGGGAGCTGCAAAATAAGAAAGTATTCATTACCGGAGCCGCAAGCGGAATCGGCCGGGCCACTGCGATAGCCATGGGCAAGTTGGGGTGCCGTTTGTTTTTAACCGATATAAACGGAGACGACCTTAAAAAAACGGTTGAAGTAATTTCCAACGTCGGCGGAACTGTGTGTCTGGCACGTCCTTTTGATGTCGGCAATTATCAGGCCATGGCGGATTTCGCTAAAGATGTTCACGCAGGATTCGGTTCTCTGGATATTCTGATAAATGTTGCGGGCATCGCGCTTTTTTCCCAGATAGAAGATATGAGTCACAATGATTGGGAAAAAGTAATCAAAGTAAATCTCTGGGGAGCGATTCACGGCCTGGAGTGTTTTGTGCCCGATATGATTCGCTCTGGTAACGGCGGGCACATAGTTACCATTTCATCAACCGCCGGTATTATCGGCTTGCCCTGGCATGTCGTTTACGCGGGAACGAAGCATGCTCTTGTAGGCATGTCCGAGGTTCTGCGCTATGATTTAAAAAAGCATAAAATAGACGTAAGCGTAGTTTGCCCCGGCGCCGTTAATACAGGGTTAGTGAAGACCGTGGAAATCCACGCCGATAAAGAAGCAACGGATAAGGCACGCACGCATTTTCTTAAAAGAGCAATTTCCCCGGAGAAAGTTGCGGATTTAATCATCGGAGCAATTCGCAGCCGCAAATTTTTTGTCATCACTTCCTTCGACATAAAGTTGCTCTACTTTTTCAAGAAATACTGCTTCCCAATTTATCATCTTATCATGCTGACAATAAACCGCTTTATGGATAAGTCATTAAAAAAGGCTATTGAAAAAAAATGA
- a CDS encoding acyl-CoA dehydrogenase, with translation MNFLLQPKKYKSLMADEGSKAIMDKTIAFFEKMGKTRLLDDYNKKVWYKEFVDFIGKERIFAKLLTPKQYAGGDPDARWDTARNSEYSELLAFYGLGYWYCFQVTILGLGPIWMSPNETAKKKAARLLKEGAIFAFGLSERTHGADIYSVETALTPKSDGTYVANGEKYYIGNGNEAEMVSTLGKIKDGTDDYTFFVTNYRNKAYELKKNVISHQEYVSNFALHDYPITADDILSRGSHAWDSALNTVNIGKFNIGPASIGIAEHCFYEAITHASNRILYGVKVTDMPHVKKNFMDAWLRLIGMKLYQRRSTDYFRGASDQDRRYLLYNPTSKMKVTLQSEEVINLLWDVIAAKGFEKDTIFHMAAADVRGPSKLEGTVHVNVQLIRKFMKNYFFSPMEYTTTAPDFSTADDLFLFNQGPTKGLGKVQFHDYKPVFEDNKSLPNVATFIKQIEIFKEMLEKAGPDKAQDMDPSWSLPVGEMFSIVVYGQLILEQAKIDGFDADILNQIFDFMVRDFAHFALQIYGNHSSKDEQREYCTKIMLIKAVANSEQYNKVWEKYVSVLNGEYAMNE, from the coding sequence ATGAATTTTCTACTACAGCCGAAAAAATACAAGAGTCTCATGGCCGACGAAGGGTCAAAGGCTATCATGGACAAGACCATTGCCTTTTTTGAGAAGATGGGTAAAACGAGGCTTCTCGACGACTATAACAAGAAGGTCTGGTATAAGGAGTTTGTCGATTTCATCGGCAAGGAGCGGATATTTGCTAAACTGCTTACCCCCAAACAATATGCCGGGGGCGATCCCGATGCTCGCTGGGACACGGCGCGCAACAGCGAGTACAGCGAATTACTGGCTTTCTATGGTTTGGGCTACTGGTATTGTTTTCAGGTAACGATTCTGGGCTTAGGCCCTATCTGGATGAGTCCTAATGAAACGGCAAAAAAGAAAGCTGCCAGACTCCTTAAAGAAGGAGCGATTTTTGCTTTTGGTCTGTCCGAGAGAACCCACGGGGCCGACATCTACTCTGTAGAGACAGCACTGACACCGAAAAGTGACGGTACATACGTCGCTAATGGCGAGAAGTACTATATCGGCAATGGCAACGAGGCCGAGATGGTCTCCACCCTGGGCAAGATCAAAGACGGCACAGATGACTACACCTTCTTTGTTACCAATTACCGCAACAAGGCGTATGAATTGAAGAAAAACGTTATCTCTCATCAGGAGTACGTATCCAACTTTGCCCTTCACGATTACCCTATCACCGCGGACGATATACTCTCCCGGGGCTCCCATGCCTGGGATTCGGCTCTGAATACTGTAAACATCGGCAAATTCAACATCGGTCCGGCCTCCATTGGTATTGCTGAGCACTGCTTCTATGAAGCCATTACGCATGCGTCCAACCGCATACTCTATGGCGTAAAGGTAACCGACATGCCGCATGTGAAAAAGAACTTCATGGATGCCTGGCTGCGCTTAATCGGGATGAAGCTCTATCAGCGTCGGTCCACCGATTATTTCCGGGGCGCGTCAGATCAGGACCGGCGTTATCTTCTCTACAACCCCACGAGTAAAATGAAAGTTACTTTGCAGTCTGAAGAAGTCATCAACTTACTTTGGGATGTGATTGCCGCCAAAGGTTTCGAGAAGGACACAATATTCCACATGGCCGCCGCCGATGTACGCGGACCTTCCAAACTCGAGGGTACGGTGCATGTAAACGTACAGCTCATTCGCAAGTTCATGAAGAACTATTTCTTTAGCCCGATGGAGTATACAACTACGGCACCCGACTTTTCTACTGCAGATGATTTATTCCTGTTTAATCAGGGTCCCACCAAGGGCTTAGGCAAAGTCCAGTTTCATGACTACAAACCAGTGTTTGAGGACAATAAGAGTCTGCCGAATGTAGCGACGTTCATCAAGCAGATAGAAATATTCAAAGAGATGCTGGAAAAAGCCGGCCCGGACAAGGCTCAGGATATGGACCCCTCATGGTCACTGCCTGTGGGCGAGATGTTTTCCATTGTTGTCTATGGTCAGCTCATTCTTGAGCAGGCTAAGATCGACGGATTTGATGCGGATATATTAAACCAGATCTTCGACTTCATGGTGCGTGACTTTGCTCACTTTGCGCTGCAGATCTATGGCAACCACAGCTCCAAAGATGAACAGCGGGAATACTGCACAAAGATCATGCTTATCAAGGCAGTCGCGAATTCTGAGCAGTACAACAAGGTATGGGAAAAGTATGTTTCCGTTTTGAATGGCGAATACGCCATGAACGAGTAA
- a CDS encoding methionine--tRNA ligase, translating to MSKSFYITTPIYYVNASPHIGHAYTTIVADVLARYHRMAGEKTFFVTGTDEHGDKIAEAAQKAGITPQEYADKISAQFRALCPELAITNDYFIRTTDANHIDTVRYILQKVYDAGDIYFGSYGGYYCFGCERFLTEKEIVDNKCPEHGREPQYIEEKNYFFKMSKYQDWLIDHISKNPDFIRPERYRNEALAFLRDPLEDLCISRPKSRLEWGITLPFDENYVTYVWFDALINYVTALGYPGGEKFETFWPAAEHLIAKDILKPHGIYWPTMLKSAGIEPYQHLNVHGYWNSDQSKMSKSLGNIVRPLDLKDKYGLDAFRYFLLRDMVFGLDSNFSEEAFVQRLNSDLANDLGNLVSRTITMAVKYCDGKVPQIDLKKKDSVLRDAALKAVAEVESSFKDMSLHKALIAIWELINITNKYIVENEPWTLDKDPANKEKLTAIMYNLLAALRAISILLMPFIPQTAEKILQQVGAGDAKNLNLAGIKKDDTLKAGSPLIRGESLFPRIVQEKENKTPEKKPAVINLKPEIDYEEFAKVDLRVGKILAAEAVPKSNKLIKLKVDIGEERTIVAGIGKDYTPADLIGKKIVIVANLKPAKLMGVESYGMLLATDTDNGLTILTFDHEPKTGGKIR from the coding sequence ATGTCAAAATCATTTTACATAACAACACCAATTTATTACGTTAACGCTTCGCCGCATATAGGACATGCTTATACGACAATTGTTGCCGATGTTCTGGCCAGATATCATCGCATGGCCGGCGAAAAAACTTTTTTTGTTACAGGCACCGATGAGCACGGCGATAAAATTGCTGAAGCCGCGCAGAAAGCCGGAATCACTCCTCAGGAATATGCGGACAAAATCAGCGCGCAGTTTCGCGCTCTTTGTCCTGAACTTGCCATTACCAACGATTATTTCATCAGAACAACCGATGCCAATCATATCGACACAGTGCGTTACATTCTTCAGAAAGTTTACGATGCCGGTGATATTTATTTCGGCAGTTACGGCGGTTATTATTGCTTCGGCTGTGAAAGATTTCTGACGGAGAAGGAAATAGTTGATAATAAATGTCCGGAGCATGGCAGGGAACCGCAATACATTGAGGAAAAAAATTACTTCTTCAAAATGAGCAAATATCAGGATTGGCTGATTGATCATATTAGTAAAAATCCTGATTTCATCCGGCCGGAAAGATATAGAAATGAAGCGCTGGCGTTTTTGCGTGATCCGCTGGAGGATCTTTGCATATCGCGTCCCAAGTCCCGACTGGAATGGGGCATCACTCTACCGTTTGATGAAAACTATGTAACTTATGTCTGGTTTGACGCTCTGATTAATTACGTTACCGCTCTGGGATATCCCGGTGGCGAAAAATTTGAAACATTCTGGCCCGCGGCCGAACACCTCATTGCGAAAGATATTTTGAAGCCGCACGGCATTTACTGGCCGACAATGCTCAAGTCAGCCGGCATTGAACCGTATCAACATTTGAATGTGCATGGTTACTGGAATTCCGATCAGAGCAAAATGTCCAAGAGTCTCGGCAATATTGTCCGGCCGCTTGATTTGAAGGATAAATACGGCTTGGATGCTTTCCGTTATTTCCTTTTAAGGGATATGGTTTTCGGGCTGGATTCCAATTTTTCTGAAGAAGCTTTCGTCCAGCGGTTAAATTCAGATTTGGCCAATGATCTGGGCAATCTGGTCAGCCGCACCATCACCATGGCTGTCAAGTATTGTGACGGCAAAGTGCCCCAAATCGACCTAAAGAAAAAAGATTCCGTCCTGCGTGATGCCGCGCTGAAGGCAGTTGCCGAAGTTGAATCAAGCTTTAAAGATATGTCACTGCATAAAGCCTTGATTGCCATCTGGGAACTTATCAATATCACCAACAAATACATTGTCGAAAATGAGCCGTGGACTTTGGACAAAGATCCGGCGAACAAAGAAAAACTAACGGCAATTATGTATAATTTGCTTGCGGCCTTACGGGCGATATCTATTTTGCTCATGCCTTTTATACCGCAAACCGCGGAGAAAATATTGCAGCAGGTTGGAGCGGGTGACGCTAAAAATCTGAATCTGGCCGGCATAAAGAAAGACGATACATTAAAGGCGGGGAGTCCATTAATCCGGGGCGAATCGCTTTTCCCTCGTATTGTGCAGGAAAAGGAAAACAAAACTCCGGAGAAAAAACCAGCCGTTATTAATTTAAAACCGGAAATTGACTACGAGGAATTCGCCAAAGTTGATTTGCGCGTGGGGAAAATACTGGCAGCAGAGGCTGTTCCCAAGTCCAATAAACTTATAAAACTTAAAGTCGATATCGGTGAAGAACGAACAATTGTTGCCGGAATCGGCAAGGATTACACTCCGGCGGATTTAATTGGCAAAAAAATAGTAATTGTTGCCAATTTAAAACCGGCTAAATTAATGGGAGTAGAATCTTACGGTATGCTTTTGGCTACCGATACGGATAACGGCCTGACTATTCTGACGTTCGACCATGAACCAAAAACCGGTGGGAAAATACGGTAA
- a CDS encoding stage 0 sporulation protein — MLINIIGIKFKEEGRIYNFNAADLILHKKDQVIVNTDNGLALGVVAADVKRCPLSEAPVNLKKVVRKVTAEDLQRKEENDKLEEDARKFCLEKIQKRGLSMKLITVDCSFEKSKIIFYFTAENRVDFRDLVKDLVQRFKVRIELKQIGARQETRMTKGIAICGRPVCCAGILQNLERVTVKMAKEQSMSLNPEKISGLCGRLMCCLAFEHEGYAGQKKCPKIAKAGGKEAPEDKRTVDLEKMDEFDNFQ, encoded by the coding sequence TTGCTTATAAATATTATTGGAATAAAATTTAAGGAAGAGGGCAGAATATATAATTTTAACGCTGCCGATCTTATTCTTCATAAAAAAGATCAGGTTATTGTTAATACTGATAATGGTCTGGCGCTGGGAGTAGTAGCCGCTGATGTAAAAAGATGTCCGTTGTCGGAAGCTCCGGTAAATCTTAAGAAAGTCGTCCGCAAAGTGACAGCGGAAGACCTGCAGCGTAAAGAAGAGAACGATAAACTGGAAGAAGATGCTCGCAAGTTTTGTTTAGAAAAAATTCAAAAAAGAGGGCTTTCCATGAAATTGATTACAGTGGATTGCTCTTTTGAAAAGAGCAAAATCATTTTTTACTTTACCGCTGAAAATAGAGTTGATTTTCGTGATCTGGTCAAGGATCTGGTCCAAAGATTCAAGGTGCGAATAGAGCTGAAGCAAATCGGCGCCCGTCAGGAAACACGCATGACAAAAGGTATTGCCATTTGCGGCCGGCCGGTTTGTTGCGCGGGTATATTGCAGAATCTGGAGAGGGTCACAGTCAAAATGGCTAAAGAACAAAGCATGTCGCTAAATCCAGAAAAGATTTCCGGCTTGTGCGGCCGGTTGATGTGCTGTCTGGCTTTCGAACATGAAGGGTACGCCGGGCAGAAAAAATGCCCCAAAATTGCTAAGGCTGGCGGTAAGGAAGCTCCGGAAGACAAACGAACAGTAGACTTGGAAAAAATGGATGAGTTCGACAATTTTCAGTAA